The Sylvia atricapilla isolate bSylAtr1 chromosome 3, bSylAtr1.pri, whole genome shotgun sequence genome has a window encoding:
- the OSTM1 gene encoding osteopetrosis-associated transmembrane protein 1, whose protein sequence is MAPPWCLCRALLPALALALLGLAAAAGPRQTPVLELAEELAEELWSAGLPGDLPELEPECRSLLAAFAEGSAALTDCLGRRARPVRLCQGCHGHYRRLLAQYGSIARAVGNSSESHNCAKSILTSDRLQIVVTLSEFFNETWEAANCANCLKNNSEGLSNSTEEFLDLFNKSLTCFEHNLQGQAIDLSPNNYTEVCKNCNETYTKLNDLYNHLQRMNRQGGESAHSAHLCIDVEDAMNITRKLWSRTFNCSLPCSDTVPVIAVSSFILFLPIVFYLSSFLHSKQKKRILILPKRIQSNANLVNIQEKYS, encoded by the exons ATGGCGCCGCCGTGGTGCCTCTGCCGGGCGCTGCTGCCGGCGCTGGCCCTCGCCCTCCTCGGcctcgccgccgccgcggggccgcgccaGACCCCGGTGCTGGAGCTGGCGGAGGAGCTGGCGGAGGAGCTGTGGAGCGCGGGGCTGCCCGGCGACCTGCCCGAGCTGGAGCCCGAGTGCCGCAGCCTCCTGGCCGCCTTCGCGGAGGGCAGCGCGGCGCTGACGGACTGCCTGGGCCGGCGCGCCCGCCCGGTgcggctgtgccagggctgccacGGCCACTACCGCCGCCTGCTCGCACAGTACGGCAGCATCGCCCGCGCTGTCGGG aaTTCCTCTGAGAGCCACAATTGTGCCAAAAGCATCTTGACCTCAGACAGGCTGCAGATAGTTGTGACCCTTTCAGAGTTCTTCAATGAAACCTGGGAGGCAGCCAACTGTGCAA ATTGTTTAAAGAATAACAGTGAGGGATTATCAAATTCTACTGAAGAATTCCTGGACTTATTCAATAAATCACTGACATGTTTTGAACATAACCTTCAG GGGCAAGCCATTGATCTGTCACCAAATAACTACACAGAAGTGTGTAAAAACTGCAACGAAACCTACACAAAACTGAATGACCTGTATAACCACCTGCAGAGGATGAACAGGCAAGGTGGTGAGTCTGCTCACTCCGCACACTTGTGTATCGACGTGGAGGATGCA atgAACATCACTCGGAAGCTTTGGAGTAGGACTTTCAACTGTTCTCTTCCCTGCAGTGATACAGTCCCAGTGATTGCAGTTTCATCCTTTATTCTCTTCCTACCTATTGTTTTTTATCTTAGTAGCTTCCTTCACTCAAAGCAGAAGAAGCGGATACTCATTTTGC ccAAGCGCATCCAGTCAAATGCCAATCTTGTGAACAtccaagaaaaatacagctga